The following nucleotide sequence is from Acidisoma sp. PAMC 29798.
CCGTCTTGGCCGCCCATCAAGCGGCAGTCGTCGCCGCCCGCTCCGCAGAAGATGGGGTCTACAATGCCGCAGCCGCCGGCTCCGCCATTCGGGCAGCGGCGGGGGCCGATCATGCCGCCCTGGCGGAAGGACAGATCCAGATCCTGGACGAGGTCCTCGCCCGGCATCCTGCGGAATCCGGTTACGCCGCCCGCACCGGCCGCAACCTCGCCGCAATCCCCAAAGGGCTGCTCGGCCTGGTCGGTCTCTGCGTCTTCCTGGTGGTGATCAGCTTCAAGCAGCGCATGGTCCGCTTTGGCATGCGGAGTGCCTTGGAGGGCTCGCTGCTCTTCATGGCCGCCGCCATTGTCAGCTGGCTGCCCGTGGTCCTTCTTTTCGCGATCGGCGTCTTACCCGGCGGCATCGTACCGGGGCTGCTCTGGCTCGCGCTTTTCGGGGTGCTCTTCACCGGCGGTGCCCGTCTTTTGCCGGCACGGCTCCGCAGCGGCTGGTTCTCTTTTCTCAGCCTCTTCGGCAGCCGCGATACGTCTGCCGGCAGCACCCATGGCACCGCCCGCTTCGGCGAAGCTCAGGACGCCATCGCGGCCGGGCATCTCGCCCCCGCCGCCCCTGCCGATGCTTTCGTTCTTGGCTGGCTGCGCGGCACCGGCCATCTCGCGGACGGGCGATTCCGCCAGGGTGGTCACATCCTTACCTGCGCCCCAACTGGCGCCGGCAAAGGCATCGGCGCGGTCATGCCCAATCTGCTCGATTATCCCGGTTCCGCCTTCGTGCTCGACCTCAAGGGCGAGACCTATGCCGTCACCGCCCGCGCCCGCCGCGACGCCGGACAAGACGTCTTTCTGATCGATCCCTTCGGCATCACCGGCGCGCCGCGGCACGCCATGAACTGGCTGGACGCGCTCGATCCGGAGGACCCCGATGTCGTCGCCCTCGCCGGGTCGCTCGCGGAGATGCTGGTGGTCTCCTCCGGCAGCGAGCACGACCCGCATTGGAACGACACCGCGCGCGAGCTGCTGCGTGGTCTGCTGATCTATGTCGCGGGCCTTCCACCGGAACGCCGCTCCATGAGCACGCTGCGCGAGATCGTCACCGCCGCCGAGGACGATTGGGCGGAGGTTCTCGCCGATATGCTCGCCGACCCGGCGCGCGGCCAGCGCATCGTCGCGCGTGCCGCCACGGCCCATCTCAACCGCCCGGAGAAGGAACGTGGCTCGGTTCTCTCCACCCTCGTGCGCCACACCGCCTGGCTCGATGATCCCCGTCTGGCCGCCGCCTTCAGCCGGAGTGACTTTGATCTCCGCGATCTCAAGCGGCGGCGGATGACGGTCTATCTCGCCGTGCCCCCGAACCGCCTTCGCGCCTGCCTCGGTTTTGTGCGCGGCTTCATCGGTCTCGCCCTCGACGCGATGACCGCTGTGCAGGGGCATCCGGCTCAGAGCCACCTCGCACAAGGGACCCCATCTCATAGCCAACCCGCGATGCGCGTGGCCTTCTTCCTGGACGAGTTCGGCCAGCTCGGCCGCATGGACAGTCTCGCCGACAACATCACCCTGCTACGTGGCTACGGCGCCCAGTTCTGGCTCTTCGTGCAGGACCTCTCCCAGCTCAAAGCGGTCTATCCCCGCTGGCAGAGCTTCCTCGCCAATACCACCCAGCAGTATTTCGGCACGGCGGATTACGACACCGCCCGCTACATCAGCGATGCCCTCGGCCAGTTCACCATCCGTTACCGCACCACCAGCCAATCTTCCCAAACTGGCTTCAGCACCCGGCCCGGCGGCGGTTCTGCGGGGTCAGGCGAGCACCTCCAGGGGCGGTCGCTGCTGACGCCGGACGAGGTCATGCGTCTCGGTCCGACCCGGCCGATCGTCATGATCTCCGGCGAGGCCCCTTACCTCCTCGACCGCATCGACTACCTCACCGATGCGCCCTATGCCGGCCGCTTCGATCCCAACCCCATGCATGGCGCACAGGAAGCCGCTCAATGAGAGTCTATCTGGTCGCGCCCGCGCCTCTGGGCGCCCTGCTGATCGGCTGGGCCATCGGATGGAGCCTTGGTCTCCTTATCCTCCTGGCCGCCACCCTCGCCCTCGGCTTCGGGGCCGCCTTTTGGTAGTGCTGGGATGCCTGGCCGACGCCGGTCGTCAGTTCAAAGACAGATTCGATGCGGCGTGCGCGGCGGGTGAATTGCCCGAACGGGGTGTGAACCTTTGGTCTTTGAAGACTTTATCCACAGCGTAAAGTTCAACTTCGTTTAAATTCAATTTAGAGCCTAAATCGGCCAACGATTCCATAGCTTTAAGAGCCGCATCCACTAGCAACCGGGCGAGTTACTACTAGTAGGTGGGCGGCCAGATCACTAGCAGGCGGGCGATGATCGCCTAGTAGGCGGGCTGTCCGATCCAAATCCCTTAGCAAACGGGTGATGTATTCACTAGAAAACGGGCGGAATTGGATCTCTCGATCCAGGATAACAGCCGATTCGAACCATCATGACAGATCCGGACCAAATTTTCGGGTAGCATTCACTAGCAAACGGGCGGGCCTTGATCGTGCCGCCCCCTTCCTAGGTATCCCAGCGCCCACTTCCTAGGGAATGCGCTGCCCCCTTTCTAGGGAACCTTCAGCCCGTTTTCTACCGATTGAGGTACGCCCACTTCCTAGAGGATGTCCGTTTACCCGCCCGTTTCCTAGTGATTGGGCTCGATTCCCTAGTAAGTGGGCGGTCCACTAACTAGTTGCGAGAAGGGCTTGCTAGTGATAGCGTTCTGGCTATGGCGAGTCTCACAGTCCGACAGCAGACGAACTATTCTGGGTTCCCAAAAGCGGCTGAACTCATCGAGATAGAAGGCGCCCATGCTCTGGAAGCAAGCGACCGAGCTTTGATGAACACCCTTCTACAGCATGCTCACGATTCGGGTCGCCTGACGGAGGCTGACGCTGAATGGGAAATTCCCCTCGCCCACCTAAGGACCGCCCAATCCAAGCACGGCTCAAACGACCGAATTAAGGAAAGCATCCGGCGTATCCGACGGGTCGAGGTAAAGATTGCATACACGACGCCTGAGGGTGAAAATCGTGTCCTTGAAAGCAATCTGCTGAATTTCACAGACACCTCAGAAGACGATCACCCGGGTGCGACCGTACAATTCGGCATCCCTAAGCGTCTGAGACTTATCCTTGTCCGGTCCAATCGGTGGGGTCGCATCAAATGTGAAATCGCCTACGCGATGAGCTCTAAATACGCGATCGCGCTTTACGAAATGGTTAGTCTCCGGGCAAATCTCGATCGCTGTGTCGAGGTTATCGATATGGCCAAATTCCGGGAACTTCTGGGAGTGCCCCCGGGTGCGTACGACCGCACTGATAATTTCATCCGGTTCGTCACCTCCCCAGCCGAGCTAGAGGTCAACGGCCTCAGCGACATGAACGTTAAAATCGAGCTGACCCGCAAACATCCCAGAGCGCCCGCCTACGCGGTCACCATCGCATGGTGGAGGAAGAGCGAGGAGGAATTCCGGGCTGCTTCCCTGGAGAGGGGGCGGAGCAAGGTGGGGCGGATGGCTCGCTTAAAGGGGCGTGCCGAGACGCCAGTCGTCATCGACGCATAGGTAGATTTTCAAATATTCAGATTTCCACATAGCCAAAAATACGAATATTCGTTATTTCTTAATCCAGGTCTGCAGCAGCTCTTCGATGACATCTGACAGGTCTTGGCCATCATCGAGAGCTTGGAGCTTGGCGACGGCTGCTCTCTGGGTCTGCCTCTTGAGATAGTGCGAATACAGCCTCCACTCCGGGTTGGATCGCTTCCCGGTCGGCGGCCTCCCCCGCCGCGGATACTCCTCAACCACCGGCGTCGATGGTGCGGCCTGAGCTGCCCGAGCAGGTCTAGGCGTCGCGGTCGGTGTGATGGTCACTTGGGCTGCTGGGGGCTCTACAATTGTCGGAGCTTCATGGACCACGGCAACAGGTTTGGGTTCGATCGGCGCCGGAGGTGTCACCGTCTCTTCCAGGATATCCGGCTCAGCGCGATGCAAATCAGCCAGTGCCGCGAATTTCGACTTCTTCTCAGCCACCGACAATCTCCCTCCCTGCAGCCTCGTAGACCTCCCAAGCACGTGCCGCGTTCCGATCATCCTTCACGCTGTAAACCGGGACGCCATAGGTCGCCGCTTTCTCATATGCGGCTAGGCGTGGGATTTCAGATGCAAAAACAGGAATGCCCTCAGCCTGCAGCATTTCCCGAAGCTGCAGGCCGTCCGTCCGAGGTTTGGGCGGGACCATCGTCAGCAAGACCTTGTGTCGCGTGTTCCCCAAGCTCCGCAGCTTCGCCAGAGTATGTGTCAAGCCATCGGTGGCCACGCTCTCAGGAACGGCGGGAATCACCAGCAGGTCGCAATTGTCCGCCAAATCTTTGAAATCGTCGTCGCTCGGATTGCCTTCAGTGTCGATGACGATATGCTGGTAGTCTCGGATATGGCTCACCATCTGAGCGTGACTGACGACCTTGAACGGTAGACCTCCCTCCCCTCCCCGTTGCGCCCATTTGCTGGCCGAACGGATAGCATCGCCATCGACCAGTAACGTGGGTGCCAGGCGCTGCAGGTAGGCTGCTATGTGGATAGCCGAGGTCGTTTTTCCGACGCCACCTTTGTAGCTTGTAATCGTAATAATCATCTATCCGCCTTTTCGCCTATGCGAAAATCCAAAAAAACACTAATCTGAATGAATAGATATTCGAATTTGTGGGGATGTGTCTATGCGGATTGTTGGAAATCTGAATGCGTGGTTAGCTAGATTTCCGTCTATGTGAACTTCTGCACAGGTAGATGGTTTAATTTCGCACATGCGGATGCCTGAAATTCCGAATATCCGAAAATCCATATATTCAAATTGCCAAAAAGTCAGATTTCTAGAAGGTTGAAAATTCGACAAACTGAATGTGTGAATTGGTAGATAACCAGACACCTGAAAATCCGAATAGATAAAAATCTCAAAGCTCGGATATTCGGATATCTGGAAAGGTGCATTTCCGGCCATTTAAAAGGCGCATATGTACGGATCATTATCGTGCTGAATAGGATGAAAAGTTTCGTCTATGTGGAAATCCAGATGTGTGAATATTCAGACGTATAACTAGTGAAATCAATCTATTAGGGAGGGTAGGGGGTTGCATGAGATTGTTGACCAAACTGCCCGAGAAACGGTAAGTTACCCAAATGGTCACATTGGTTCAGATTGAGGAGTTGGGCCAAAAAGCAGCCGACGCTGTAGCTGGCGCGGGCGTTTTTCGGCGCGTCCGTGTGGCATCCGATTCTGATGATGAATCTCGCCCAGTCTATAGGTTCTCGTTTCTAATTGATGTTCAGAAAGCGACCCTTGAACATTTGGGCTTGATTCGGATCAAGTTGATTCAAAGATTGTACGACGATCTGGAAGCTCAAAACGACGAACATCTGCCTCAAATACGATTGCTAAATCAGGCCGACTGGGAAGAAGAAGCGCGTGCTCGACCCCACTGAGCTTCTCAGGCTCGCTCAGAATCTTTGTCTTCATCCAAGCCGAACTCCTCGAATCTTCTCATCTGTTGCTCTTACAGAGGCAGAGCTTCGGCGCGCTGTGTCCACGGCATACTATGCTTTGTTTCACACCGTTCTAAAGACAGCGGCAGACAGGTTGGTTGGCGACACTCAACAGGCGACAGGTGCTTACTCGCTTGTCTATCGCGGGTTCGACCACCTTCACATGAAGAAGGGATGCGAAGAGCTTCGGAAGCCAAATTTGTCGGGATCCGTTCAAAAGGCTCTGAAACGATCCACGGTAAGTTCGGATACTCGGGAATTTGCAACGGCGTTCATAGACCTTCAGGTAAACCGCCATTTTGCTGATTACGACCCCACCGAGCCGTTCACGCAGATAGACGTGCAGTCGCAGGTCGACGCAACAGAGAATGCCATGCAGAAATTCGCGAGCATCGCTGTTGATGAACAGCTCGATATACTCGCCTTCCTCCTCGTCAAAATCCGTAGCTGACCGTGAGGGGGAGAGGCCTCTAATCCGTTTCAGACCCTTTTTATGCGTTCCGCGACCACCAAAGTCGGCCGAAAATCGCGGTCACTGAAGTGCTCACGTTTCCGTGACTCTCGATAATCCCTATTATCGAGACGTCACATACGAAGAAAGCCAGTTGCCACAATTACCCTGTGTCTGGCAGAATCGGCTCGGGGCAGGCGGGTGCGGTGTCACGCGCCGCGGCCTGATGAAGGAGCGGGTGATGGGGTTCATGCGGAGCGACGGCGCGGCATGACGGCAGCTCCCTCCGAAGGTCCCGTGTCGGCGGCCGTCAGCGGTCCGGACGCGCTCGCGACCAGCCAGGCCTCCGCGCTTGCCATTGTCGGCCGCATGGCGCCGGCCTCGCCGGCCTCGGCAGAGATGTTGGCGCTACTGTCGGGGCCGCTCGGCCAGGCGATCGAAACCGCCGCCACCTTCGCCGATAACCATCTGGCCGCCTCGACACAGCGCGCCTATGCGCGCGATTGGCGCGCCTTCGTCGCCTGGTGCCGGACCCAGGCGGTGAACGCGGCGATCTTGCCGGTGCATCCGGTGCTGGTGGCGGCCTATCTCGCCAGCCTGGTGCCGGCGCTGGGCAAGAGCGGGTTGCGGGCGCGGCTGGCTGCGATCGCCCACCATCATCATCAGAACGGGCATCTCTGGAGCACGCGTCATCCAGCGATTAGTGCGACCCTGCAGGGCATCCTGAAACAGCATGGCAAGCCGATCCGCCCCTCGGCCGCCCTCACCTCCACGGAAATCCGCCAGCTGCTCGGGAGCTGTGGCGAGGATCTCGCGGGGGTCCGGGATCGCGCCCTCTTTCTGACCGGCTTTGCCGGCGCGTTGCGGCGCTCGGAACTGGTGGCGATCGACCGCGAGCACCTGACGTTTCGGGAGGTGGGGCTCAGCATCCATATCCCGCGCAGCAAGCGCGACCAGGAAGGGCAGGGGGCCGAGATCACCATTCCCTGGATGCGCGGTGAAGACACTTGCCCGGTCAAGGCCGTCGAACGCTTCCTGAAACGTGCCGGCATCACCCATGGTCCGGTGTTTCGTGGCGTCACCGCTTGGGGCACGCTGGAGAACCGCCTGACTGCCGATGGCGTCCGCAAAATCCTGCTGCGCAGGGCGGCACTCGCCGGCCTGACCGTCGATCCCCGTGAGCGGCTGTCGCCGCATGGCCTGCGCGCCGGCTTCATCACCGAGGCCTATCTGGCGGCGGCACCGGACGAGCAGGTGATGGCCCATACCCGCCAGAAGGATCTTTCGACCCTGCGCGGCTATCGCCGTCGGGCCAAGATCACCGGCGAGAACCCCGCCCGCTTGCTGGATTTGTGAGGCGCGGGTGAGGGATGATGCGCGAGACGCGGACGCGTTGTCGCTGCCGAACACGGATTGGCTGCGACATGTCCTGATCGTCAGCGGGCCGGCGGAGGATGTCGCAACGTTTCAAATGGCGGCGGCCGGCCTCGGCGCCATTCCCTGGCTGTCCCCGGACCTCGATCTGTTGGAGGAGGACCGGGTGATGGCGCTGCTCCATCCGCCGGATGGCTCGGCCGGGCTCACCCTTGCCGGCGCGCGGGCACTCGCGCGGCAACTCCGCAGCGCCATCGAGACCAACCAGCAGCGGGTCACTGCCGCGATCGGCCGCGTCCGAACCTGCCCCTTGGATCTGCATGCGCTGCTGCCGGTGCCGGATTGTGTCCTCGCTCTTGGGCCGGATGACCCGGCCAGCCTCGCCTGGCTGCGGACGCATTGGGGCGTGGTGCAGGCGCTTCGCCATGTCCGCCTGAAGACGGGGCGGGAGGACCGGCGGCTGCGCCGCTCGGCCCGGTTCGAAGTCGCGTTCTGGGCGGCGGATTGGACGCCCTGGGCGGCGATACAGGCCATGCGTCAGCGCTGGTCCACCTTGGTCTTCGACGTCCGGCCGGATTACGGCGGTGAGTGACGGGCTAACGGACGGGGAGGAGCGGGAGGACGACAGGGAAGAGGGATCGGGTGATCCCGTCTGGGATGACTGGAGCACGCCGCCCCGGGCGACCGAGATGCCGGTGCTGCATCTCGACGGTTTCGACGGGCCGATGGACCTCTTGCTGGACCTCGCCGAGCGGCAGCGGATCGATTTTGGCCGGATGTCCATCCGCGACCTGGCCGAGCAATTCGTCGCCGCCATGGAGCGGTTGGTCGGCCGCGTGTCTCTCGAACGTCGGGCGGATTGGCTCGTGCTGGCGACGCGTCTGGTGCTGCTGCGGTCGCGCCTGTTGTTCCCCACCAGTCCGGAAGCGGCGATCGCGGCGGAACAGGACGCCGGTGCCGAACTGCGTCGACTGGAGGCGATGGTCTTTGTGCGGGCAGCGGCATGTTGGCTGACGGCGCGGCCGCAACTCGGGATCGACGTCTTCGCCCGGCCGGCCGCGACGGCGCCATCGCGGGAGGGGGGCTATGTCGCGCTCATGGAAGCCTGTTTGGTCGTGCTGCGGGGCAGGGGAGGGCGGCCGGAAGAGGCGCCCGTCTATCGGCCGGTTGTGCAAGAGTTTTGGCGCGTGACGGATGCGCTGGCGCGGATCAGAACGGTCTTGGCGGAGCAGCCGGAGGGTGGCGATCTGAGCCAGTTCCTGCCGGCGATCTCGGTTGACGTCGCAAACCGGGACCTCAGAGCGCGCGCCGCGGTCGCCAGCACGCTGCTGGCGGGGTTGGAACTCGCGCGGGAAGGGGCTGTCATGATCGAGCAGGAGGAGGACGGGCCAGTTCTTCTCAGCTTGAACAGAAGCCAAGCGAGCTTGGCCATGCAGGGTTAGACGTCGGTGAGTCAAGACTGCCAAACCGACGGACAACTCATGCGTAGATCCAGGAATAGCGTGCCCGCGCCTCACCCAGGGGTTCCGCCGTATTCATTCTTGATTATATTGAAGACGAGTACGCAAGGAGGATGCCTTGACCCGCCAGACCACGATGACGGTTCGCCTGAGTGGAGCGCTTCATGATTTCGTGCAGGCGAACGTCGGCGAAGATGGCGTCTACGAGAACGTCAGCGAGTACATCCGCGACTTGATACGGCGGGACAAGGAGCGCATGGAGCAGGACGCGTTCGATCGTCTCAAAGCCGAGCTGACCCATGCGTTCGCGGCACCGGACACGTCGTATCGACCTCTGACCGCGGCTGAGGTCATAGCGCGCAACCGGCGCTGATCCGGCCATGGCGGTTCGGGTTCAAGAGGCGGCGTCCCATCGTCTCGACGAAATCTATCGCTACACGCGCGACCGCTGGGGCCATGAGCAAGCGGACCGTTACATCACGGGCCTCTTCGAGGCGTTCGAGGACATTGACTCCCACGCGGTGATGTCGCGGCCGGTTCCGGCGGCATTCGATGTCGATGGTTTTATGTTCCGCTACGAGCGGCATGTTGTGTATTGGCGCCGGCTCTCGAACGGAGACATCGGTATCGTCACGATCTTACATGAGCGCATGCACCAGATCGCGAGGTTCCGTGAGGATTTCGAACTCTGAGGTTGGTGGACTACTCCATTGAGCAGCGAGCGGGTTCTGTTGCAATTGTGCGCCCGGGCGCGATTGCTTAGACTGTCCAGATGTGTTCGACGGCCGGCTTTGATGGCAGAGAGACGTAACCGTCCGTTCAAGGGTCGGCATCTCAAGTCCAAGGCCATCCGCAGGGCGTCGGATCGGCGCGCGGCGGTCGAGCAAACCACAATCTTCCGCAGGGTGTAGGCCTGTACGGCCCCGCTCCAACGTGGCTCCGACGCCATTGCCGCGCAAACAGGGTC
It contains:
- a CDS encoding type IV secretory system conjugative DNA transfer family protein, with translation MRTSFVLAVFFLTAFSVASGAARADSIADLARPSSTIPGCVNDWNPLDHVTQTCEGKAEAQIWQERATAINTARDVITDASRNPDHADQPAVLNALSTLASGADAITRTYHPGPRDPDPFAATLTWMRLRFQAYQLPIPTRLGDGFREFLGILKNPALLHVERNTAYDRSAILAGALSEAVTDSIEQVVQATDAAVLAAHQAAVVAARSAEDGVYNAAAAGSAIRAAAGADHAALAEGQIQILDEVLARHPAESGYAARTGRNLAAIPKGLLGLVGLCVFLVVISFKQRMVRFGMRSALEGSLLFMAAAIVSWLPVVLLFAIGVLPGGIVPGLLWLALFGVLFTGGARLLPARLRSGWFSFLSLFGSRDTSAGSTHGTARFGEAQDAIAAGHLAPAAPADAFVLGWLRGTGHLADGRFRQGGHILTCAPTGAGKGIGAVMPNLLDYPGSAFVLDLKGETYAVTARARRDAGQDVFLIDPFGITGAPRHAMNWLDALDPEDPDVVALAGSLAEMLVVSSGSEHDPHWNDTARELLRGLLIYVAGLPPERRSMSTLREIVTAAEDDWAEVLADMLADPARGQRIVARAATAHLNRPEKERGSVLSTLVRHTAWLDDPRLAAAFSRSDFDLRDLKRRRMTVYLAVPPNRLRACLGFVRGFIGLALDAMTAVQGHPAQSHLAQGTPSHSQPAMRVAFFLDEFGQLGRMDSLADNITLLRGYGAQFWLFVQDLSQLKAVYPRWQSFLANTTQQYFGTADYDTARYISDALGQFTIRYRTTSQSSQTGFSTRPGGGSAGSGEHLQGRSLLTPDEVMRLGPTRPIVMISGEAPYLLDRIDYLTDAPYAGRFDPNPMHGAQEAAQ
- a CDS encoding replication initiation protein, with protein sequence MASLTVRQQTNYSGFPKAAELIEIEGAHALEASDRALMNTLLQHAHDSGRLTEADAEWEIPLAHLRTAQSKHGSNDRIKESIRRIRRVEVKIAYTTPEGENRVLESNLLNFTDTSEDDHPGATVQFGIPKRLRLILVRSNRWGRIKCEIAYAMSSKYAIALYEMVSLRANLDRCVEVIDMAKFRELLGVPPGAYDRTDNFIRFVTSPAELEVNGLSDMNVKIELTRKHPRAPAYAVTIAWWRKSEEEFRAASLERGRSKVGRMARLKGRAETPVVIDA
- a CDS encoding ParA family protein — protein: MIITITSYKGGVGKTTSAIHIAAYLQRLAPTLLVDGDAIRSASKWAQRGGEGGLPFKVVSHAQMVSHIRDYQHIVIDTEGNPSDDDFKDLADNCDLLVIPAVPESVATDGLTHTLAKLRSLGNTRHKVLLTMVPPKPRTDGLQLREMLQAEGIPVFASEIPRLAAYEKAATYGVPVYSVKDDRNAARAWEVYEAAGREIVGG
- a CDS encoding tyrosine-type recombinase/integrase, whose protein sequence is MTAAPSEGPVSAAVSGPDALATSQASALAIVGRMAPASPASAEMLALLSGPLGQAIETAATFADNHLAASTQRAYARDWRAFVAWCRTQAVNAAILPVHPVLVAAYLASLVPALGKSGLRARLAAIAHHHHQNGHLWSTRHPAISATLQGILKQHGKPIRPSAALTSTEIRQLLGSCGEDLAGVRDRALFLTGFAGALRRSELVAIDREHLTFREVGLSIHIPRSKRDQEGQGAEITIPWMRGEDTCPVKAVERFLKRAGITHGPVFRGVTAWGTLENRLTADGVRKILLRRAALAGLTVDPRERLSPHGLRAGFITEAYLAAAPDEQVMAHTRQKDLSTLRGYRRRAKITGENPARLLDL
- a CDS encoding segregation and condensation protein A, translated to MSDGLTDGEEREDDREEGSGDPVWDDWSTPPRATEMPVLHLDGFDGPMDLLLDLAERQRIDFGRMSIRDLAEQFVAAMERLVGRVSLERRADWLVLATRLVLLRSRLLFPTSPEAAIAAEQDAGAELRRLEAMVFVRAAACWLTARPQLGIDVFARPAATAPSREGGYVALMEACLVVLRGRGGRPEEAPVYRPVVQEFWRVTDALARIRTVLAEQPEGGDLSQFLPAISVDVANRDLRARAAVASTLLAGLELAREGAVMIEQEEDGPVLLSLNRSQASLAMQG
- a CDS encoding ribbon-helix-helix domain-containing protein; its protein translation is MTRQTTMTVRLSGALHDFVQANVGEDGVYENVSEYIRDLIRRDKERMEQDAFDRLKAELTHAFAAPDTSYRPLTAAEVIARNRR
- a CDS encoding type II toxin-antitoxin system RelE/ParE family toxin — translated: MAVRVQEAASHRLDEIYRYTRDRWGHEQADRYITGLFEAFEDIDSHAVMSRPVPAAFDVDGFMFRYERHVVYWRRLSNGDIGIVTILHERMHQIARFREDFEL